A genomic region of Ignavibacteria bacterium contains the following coding sequences:
- a CDS encoding UBP-type zinc finger domain-containing protein — protein MSNNCEHYLGSVVTIEANTPDGCEECLKTGDSWVHLRLCLTCGHVGCCDNSKNKHATKHFHATQHPVMKSFEPGEDWMWCYVDNVFMR, from the coding sequence ATGTCAAACAATTGTGAACATTATCTGGGGAGTGTTGTGACGATTGAAGCAAATACTCCTGACGGATGCGAAGAATGCCTGAAGACCGGTGACAGCTGGGTTCATCTGCGTTTATGCCTCACCTGTGGTCATGTCGGCTGCTGCGACAACTCTAAGAACAAACACGCTACAAAACATTTCCACGCAACTCAGCATCCTGTTATGAAATCATTTGAACCCGGTGAAGATTGGATGTGGTGCTATGTGGATAATGTGTTTATGAGATAA
- a CDS encoding GNAT family N-acetyltransferase yields MDLKNIIIESPRLIQVTLSEKYKQDIFKSFTQEVAKFMYPKAHDDISETEGFIAMSRKGIEAGNNLQMVILKKSNNEFLGCSGLHDLDTDTPETGLWLKQSAHGFAYGKETIEAIYNWAKQNLKFIYIKYSVERENIASIKIPEMLGGKVSREYKMKNMAGRIQDLLEYRIYNNFK; encoded by the coding sequence ATGGATTTAAAAAACATCATCATCGAATCACCACGATTGATTCAAGTTACGCTGTCCGAAAAATACAAGCAGGATATTTTTAAATCTTTCACTCAGGAGGTTGCAAAATTTATGTACCCGAAAGCGCATGATGACATAAGTGAGACTGAAGGATTTATTGCAATGTCGAGGAAAGGAATCGAAGCAGGAAATAATCTGCAAATGGTAATCTTGAAAAAATCTAACAATGAATTTCTCGGATGTTCAGGACTGCATGATTTAGATACAGATACCCCTGAAACCGGTTTATGGCTTAAACAAAGCGCGCATGGATTTGCTTACGGCAAGGAAACAATAGAAGCTATTTATAATTGGGCAAAACAAAATCTAAAATTTATATACATTAAATATTCAGTCGAACGTGAAAATATCGCAAGCATAAAAATTCCTGAAATGCTTGGAGGAAAAGTTTCCCGGGAATACAAAATGAAAAACATGGCAGGTCGAATTCAGGACTTGCTGGAATATAGAATTTATAATAACTTTAAATAA
- a CDS encoding DUF5996 family protein: MDIQKSNIWQELPYEKWKGTCSTLQMWMQIGGKIKLELCPFQNHWWHITYFVTSRGMTSRRIPYGDEWFEIDFDFIDHKMYLRKSDGQVSLIDLVPCSVADYYKMFMDALKGIGIEVKINTLPQEVPNPVPFEKDEKNCFYDKEYVERWWKILAGITAVFEKFRSPFYGKASPVHFYWGSFDLSLTLYSGKIAEPPQGADQMFRLAENRENYAVGFWAGSEAFPKPAFYFYMYPAPAGIEKINIKPQKAYWDTNLREHILLYDDVINSASPEPAIMDFLQSSFDESVKLAGWDMKTLLGPEAK; encoded by the coding sequence ATGGATATTCAGAAAAGTAATATCTGGCAGGAGCTTCCTTATGAGAAATGGAAAGGCACATGCAGCACACTTCAAATGTGGATGCAGATTGGCGGGAAGATAAAGCTTGAGCTTTGTCCGTTTCAGAATCATTGGTGGCACATAACATACTTTGTAACTTCAAGAGGAATGACAAGCCGGCGAATTCCTTATGGTGATGAATGGTTTGAAATTGATTTTGATTTCATTGACCACAAAATGTATCTGAGAAAAAGCGATGGGCAGGTATCATTAATTGATTTGGTGCCGTGTTCGGTTGCTGATTATTATAAAATGTTTATGGATGCGTTGAAAGGAATCGGCATCGAAGTCAAAATAAATACTCTCCCACAGGAAGTTCCTAATCCTGTGCCTTTTGAAAAAGATGAGAAGAATTGTTTTTACGACAAAGAGTATGTTGAAAGATGGTGGAAGATTTTGGCGGGCATTACTGCTGTGTTTGAAAAATTCCGTTCGCCATTTTACGGCAAGGCAAGTCCCGTGCATTTTTACTGGGGCTCGTTTGATTTGAGCTTAACGCTTTACTCGGGTAAGATTGCAGAACCGCCTCAGGGCGCTGACCAGATGTTTCGTCTTGCTGAAAACCGCGAGAACTATGCGGTTGGGTTCTGGGCGGGAAGTGAAGCGTTTCCAAAACCTGCATTTTATTTTTACATGTATCCTGCACCTGCAGGAATTGAAAAGATAAATATAAAACCTCAGAAAGCTTATTGGGATACAAATCTGCGTGAGCATATTTTATTGTATGATGATGTAATAAACTCCGCATCGCCTGAGCCGGCAATAATGGATTTTTTGCAAAGCTCGTTTGATGAAAGTGTGAAACTCGCAGGTTGGGATATGAAAACTTTGCTTGGTCCTGAAGCAAAATAA
- a CDS encoding GrpB family protein — MKFIIADYNPEWIDRFNAEQKTIAEALKNFTPSIDHIGSTSVPGLGAKNIIDILVGLNNEGDLDKIVEPMLNANAGYIYYQLYEDQMPYRRYFVKVEAFDPSKNLEISKIVESQEDRPPLEDFKRLTHIHCITKNTHHWMRHIAFRDYLRTHPDIRYEYCELKKEISKRHYRDMLDYNDAKDSWVKETEQKAIEWYEGNN, encoded by the coding sequence ATGAAGTTTATTATTGCAGATTACAATCCGGAATGGATAGATAGATTTAATGCCGAACAAAAAACAATTGCTGAAGCATTGAAAAATTTCACCCCGTCTATTGACCATATCGGAAGCACTTCAGTGCCGGGACTTGGCGCGAAAAATATTATCGATATTCTCGTCGGACTTAATAATGAAGGTGACCTTGATAAAATTGTCGAGCCCATGTTAAATGCAAATGCAGGATATATTTATTATCAATTATATGAAGACCAAATGCCTTATAGAAGATATTTTGTTAAAGTTGAAGCTTTTGACCCTTCGAAAAATCTTGAAATATCAAAAATAGTTGAATCGCAGGAAGATAGACCTCCTCTCGAAGATTTCAAACGGCTCACACATATTCATTGCATCACAAAAAATACTCATCACTGGATGCGACATATTGCATTCAGAGATTATTTGAGAACTCATCCTGACATTCGCTATGAATATTGCGAGCTAAAAAAAGAAATTTCAAAAAGACATTATCGTGATATGCTTGACTATAACGATGCAAAAGACAGCTGGGTCAAAGAAACCGAACAAAAAGCAATTGAATGGTATGAGGGAAATAATTAG